From a region of the Calliphora vicina chromosome 4, idCalVici1.1, whole genome shotgun sequence genome:
- the Naa30A gene encoding N-alpha-acetyltransferase 30A — protein MEQVKGSLGSQMQTPQQQQQQQQQNQSKKKSKNKKKSSKNESNTVTRSNEEHELQQQQPIEGVVALENGLTDQLKQQLHISNDSNSSSCSSSNSNNKVNGLMTENLKKSKACPPTTTTSKTNIATNDNQQKQPALNGHHLDKDKLSAVNGQDDGTCQQQAVNKKSKRKPNNKKNNSSLEDNENQLENGHCPETVTNGFSHQEPQILANETKLNTAMNATNNNSTSTPSNNNIKTKADNCSKQPTKEQETQEESSSLELVTLSKSPELDLTNVHIEYKEYESELQMHDIMRLIQAELSEPYSIYTYRYFIYNWPKLCFLAAHGNEYVGAIVCKLDMYMNVRRGYIAMLAVRKEYRKLKIGTTLVQKAIEAMLADKADEVVLETEMSNLPALRLYENLGFVRDKRLFRYYLNGVDALRLKLWFR, from the exons ATGGAACAAGTTAAAGGCTCTTTGGGGAGTCAAATGCAaacaccacaacaacaacagcagcaacaacaacaaaatcaatcaaagaaaaaatctaaaaataaaaagaaaagctCCAAAAATGAGTCAAATACTGTGACAAGGTCTAATGAGGAACATGaactgcagcagcagcagccaATAGAGGGGGTGGTGGCGTTGGAAAATGGACTGACAGATCAATTGAAGCAACAGCTGCACATAAGCAACGACAGCAacagcagtagttgtagtagtagcaacagcaacaacaaggtCAATGGCCTGATGacagaaaatttgaaaaaatctaaagCCTGCCCTCCCACTACTACAACTTCTAAAACTAATATAGCAACAAACGATAACCAACAAAAACAACCTGCTTTAAATGGCCATCATTTGGATAAGGACAAGTTGTCCGCGGTTAATGGACAAGATGATGGCACTTGTCAACAACAGGCAgtgaataaaaaatcaaaacggAAACCCAATAACAAAAAGAATAACAGTTCTTTAGAGGACAATGAAAACCAACTGGAGAACGGCCACTGCCCTGAAACCGTTACAAATGGTTTTAGCCATCAGGAACCACAAATTTTAGCAAACGAAACAAAACTAAACACTGCCATGAACGCCACCAACAACAACTCTACTAGCACACCTAGcaacaataatattaaaacgAAAGCAGACAACTGTTCGAAACAGCCAACTAAAGAACAAGAAACACAAGAGGAATCATCGTCCTTGGAGTTAGTTACTTTAAGTAAAAGTCCCGAATTGGATTTAACAAATGTTCATATTGAGTACAAGGAATATGAGTCTGAACTGCAGATGCAT GACATTATGCGTTTAATACAAGCTGAGTTATCCGAGCCTTACTCGATCTATACTTATcgttatttcatttataattggCCCAAATTGTGTTTTTTGGCGGCCCATGGCAATGAGTATGTGGGTGCTATAGTGTGCAAGCTGGATATGTACATGAATGTGAGGCGTGGCTATATAGCCATGTTGGCCGTGCGCAAGGAATATaggaaattgaaaattggcacAACCCTAGTGCAAAAAGCCATAGAG GCCATGTTAGCCGACAAAGCCGATGAAGTTGTTTTGGAAACTGAAATGAGCAATTTGCCCGCTTTAcgtttgtatgaaaatttgggTTTTGTACGTGATAAACGTCTATTTCGTTATTATTTAAATGGTGTCGATGCTTTacgtttaaaattatggtttagATGA